From one Lycium barbarum isolate Lr01 chromosome 6, ASM1917538v2, whole genome shotgun sequence genomic stretch:
- the LOC132598870 gene encoding heat shock 70 kDa protein, mitochondrial: protein MATAVLLRSLRRRELATSSLSAYKTFASNTKPSWSPSLVSNKWASLTRPFSSKPAGNEIIGIDLGTTNSCVAVMEGKNPKVIENSEGSRTTPSVVAFNQKGELLVGTPAKRQAVTNPTNTLSGTKRLIGRRFDDPQTQKEMKMVPYKIVRGSNGDAWLEANGQQYSPSQIGAFILTKMKETAEAYLGKSINKAVITVPAYFNDAQRQATKDAGRIAGLDVQRIINEPTAAALSYGMNNKEGLVAVFDLGGGTFDVSILEISNGVFEVKATNGDTFLGGEDFDNALLEYLVSEFKRTEGIDLSKDRLALQRLREAAEKAKIELSSTSQTDINLPFITADASGAKHLNITLTRSKFEMLVNDLIERTRNPCKNCLKDAGVSLKDVDEVLLVGGMTRVPKVQEIVSEIFGKSPSKGVNPDEAVAMGAALQGGILRGDVKELLLLDVTPLSLGIETLGGIFTRLINRNTTIPTKKSQVFSTAADNQTQVGIKVLQGEREMASDNKLLGEFELVGIPPAPRGMPQIEVTFDIDANGMVTVSAKDKATNKEQQITIRSSGGLSEDEIDKMVREAEMHAQKDQERKTLIDLRNSADTTIYSIEKSLNEYREKVPKEVVTEIETAVSDLRAAMGTENIDDIKSKLDAANKAVSKIGEHMAGGSSGGASGGSGGSQGGDQPPEAEYEEVKK from the exons ATGGCGACCGCCGTGTTGCTTAGATCTCTTCGACGCCGTGAACTTGCTACTTCTTCTCTCTCTGCTTATAAAACC TTTGCTTCCAACACCAAGCCTTCGTGGTCTCCATCACTTGTCAGTAATAAATGGGCTAGTCTGACTAGACCATTCAG CTCTAAACCTGCTGGAAATGAAATTATTGGGATTGACTTGGGTACTACCAACTCTTGTGTCGCAGTGATGGAGGGGAAG AATCCTAAGGTCATTGAGAATTCTGAAGGATCCAGAACAACTCCTTCTGTGGTTGCCTTTAACCAGAAAGGAGAACTGCTTGTTGGTACTCCAGCCAAGCGTCAGGCAGTTACCAATCCTACCAACACTCTTTCCGGGACCAAGCGTCTTATTGGCAGACGCTTTGATGATCCTCAAACGCAGAAGGAGATGAAGATGGTTCCTTACAAGATAGTGAGAGGCTCAAATGGAGATGCTTGGCTGGAAGCAAATGGACAACAGTATTCTCCAAGCCAGATTGGAGCATTTATTCTAACAAAGATGAAGGAAACTGCAGAAGCCTACCTAGGGAAATCTATTAATAAAGCTGTGATCACTGTTCCAGCTTATTTCAATGATGCTCAGAGGCAGGCAACAAAGGATGCTGGGAGAATTGCAGGTCTTGATGTGCAAAGGATTATTAATGAGCCTACTGCAGCTGCGCTCTCTTATGGTATGAACAACAAAGAGGGTCTTGTTGCTGTTTTTGATCTTGGCGGTGGAACATTTGATGTTTCAATCCTGGAGATATCCAATGGCGTTTTTGAG GTCAAGGCAACCAATGGTGACACCTTTTTAGGTGGAGAGGATTTTGACAACGCCCTGTTAGAATATTTGGTGAGCGAGTTTAAGAGGACAGAGGGAATTGACCTATCAAAAGACAGGCTTGCCCTACAAAGACTTCGAGAGGCAGCTGAGAAAGCTAAGATAGAGCTTTCATCAACATCTCAAACTGATATTAACTTGCCGTTCATCACAGCCGATGCATCAGGGGCTAAACATCTTAATATCACACTGACAAGATCAAAATTTGAGATGTTGGTGAACGACTTAATTGAGAGGACAAGGAATCCTTGCAAGAATTGTTTGAAGGATGCCGGAGTATCTTTAAAAGATGTGGATGAGGTCCTGCTTGTTGGAGGCATGACACGGGTTCCTAAGGTGCAGGAAATAGTTTCTGAGATATTTGGTAAAAGCCCAAGCAAAGGTGTAAATCCAGATGAAGCAGTTGCCATGGGAGCTGCACTTCAAGGTGGTATTCTACGTGGTGATGTTAAAGAGTTGCTTCTTTTGGATGTAACTCCACTATCTCTTGGTATTGAAACATTGGGAGGTATCTTTACTAGGTTAATCAACAGGAATACTACCATTCCCACAAAGAAAAGCCAG GTGTTCTCTACTGCCGCGGACAACCAAACTCAAGTGGGCATCAAGGTATTACAAGGTGAACGTGAAATGGCATCTGATAATAAGCTTCTAGGTGAATTTGAACTCGTTGGTATTCCTCCGGCCCCAAGGGGTATGCCCCAGATAGAGGTCACGTTTGACATTGATGCAAATGGAATGGTCACTGTGTCTGCCAAGGACAAGGCTACTAACAAAGAGCAACAAATCACCATTCGTTCATCTGGTGGTCTATCAGAGGATGAGATAGACAAGATGGTCAGGGAAGCTGAAATGCATGCCCAGAAGGATCAAGAGCGCAAGACGCTTATTGATCTCAGGAACAGTGCAGATACCACCATATACAGCATTGAAAAGAGCCTGAATGAATACAGGGAAAAGGTCCCCAAGGAGGTGGTTACAGAAATTGAGACAGCTGTTTCGGACTTGAGAGCAGCAATGGGGACTGAAAACATTGATGACATCAAGTCAAAGCTTGATGCAGCAAACAAAGCAGTCTCAAAGATCGGCGAGCACATGGCTGGCGGAAGTTCTGGTGGTGCATCTGGAGGTTCTGGAGGTTCACAAGGAGGAGATCAACCACCAGAGGCTGAATACGAGGAAGTGAAGAAATAG